One Thermostichus vulcanus str. 'Rupite' genomic window carries:
- a CDS encoding 2-succinylbenzoate--CoA ligase, with amino-acid sequence MLILERGSRFLTERLFLLEAQLRPLADGKVPLLLAESDPIRVWATLLTCQRLGIPLFLGNPTWGEREWGQALQQMGCGWSWRRGQLQPHPSASVNQPLRELLKALSTPDFPPICIPTGGSSGHLKWAIHSWATLAASAKAHQQHFAVGPVHSYCVLPLYHVSGLMQAVRSWLSGGQWVLWNWKSLAGAERWETPLPGSFLSLVPTQLQRLLLQAHPAVLEVLRQFRAVLVGGGPTWPSLREQARQQQIPVALTYGMTETASQVCTSFPEAFWGGDDSLGRPLPHAKLQIQRTARDPVGPIHLWAESLALGYYPHLWNREQGWIPGDWGYFDEQGSLHWLGRADDLILTGGEKVLAAEVEGEIRATGWVEDVCVLGLPDAEWGQQVVAIIVPAPGIPSDPGDLKHQLNRHLSAQLSGYKRPKQWLCCDGIPRTPQGKVNRPHLQQWAMQALGIPVSANFKTPEPRLSAKVSGDKYD; translated from the coding sequence GTGCTGATTCTTGAGCGGGGATCCCGCTTCCTGACCGAGCGCCTGTTCCTGCTAGAGGCGCAGTTGCGGCCCTTGGCGGATGGGAAAGTCCCTTTGTTGCTGGCGGAATCGGATCCCATTCGGGTGTGGGCCACGCTCCTAACCTGTCAACGTTTAGGGATCCCGCTCTTTTTGGGAAACCCCACCTGGGGGGAGCGGGAATGGGGTCAAGCCTTGCAGCAGATGGGATGCGGTTGGTCTTGGCGGCGGGGGCAGTTGCAGCCTCACCCATCCGCCTCGGTCAATCAACCCCTTCGGGAGCTTCTCAAGGCTTTATCTACACCAGATTTCCCACCCATTTGCATCCCCACCGGTGGATCCAGCGGACATCTGAAGTGGGCTATCCATTCCTGGGCTACCCTCGCGGCCTCCGCCAAAGCTCATCAACAGCATTTTGCCGTCGGGCCTGTCCACAGCTATTGTGTCTTGCCGCTTTACCATGTCAGCGGTTTGATGCAGGCGGTGCGCTCGTGGTTGAGCGGGGGGCAGTGGGTGCTTTGGAATTGGAAGTCTCTGGCAGGTGCAGAGCGATGGGAAACGCCTTTGCCGGGAAGTTTTTTATCTCTGGTGCCGACTCAGTTACAACGGCTATTGCTCCAGGCTCATCCGGCTGTATTGGAGGTGCTGCGACAGTTTCGCGCCGTTTTGGTAGGGGGTGGCCCCACTTGGCCCAGCTTGAGAGAACAAGCCCGCCAACAGCAGATTCCGGTCGCTCTCACCTATGGCATGACGGAAACCGCTTCCCAGGTGTGTACCTCTTTCCCGGAGGCGTTTTGGGGTGGTGATGACAGTCTGGGGCGCCCCTTACCCCATGCCAAGTTGCAAATTCAGCGGACCGCTAGGGATCCGGTTGGCCCGATTCACCTGTGGGCGGAGTCGCTGGCACTGGGATACTACCCTCATCTTTGGAACCGAGAGCAAGGCTGGATCCCAGGAGACTGGGGCTACTTCGATGAACAGGGATCCCTCCATTGGCTGGGGCGGGCGGATGATTTGATCCTGACGGGGGGCGAGAAGGTTCTGGCGGCGGAAGTGGAAGGGGAGATCCGGGCTACGGGATGGGTGGAGGATGTGTGTGTGCTGGGGCTACCAGATGCCGAATGGGGGCAGCAGGTGGTCGCCATCATCGTCCCAGCCCCCGGGATCCCAAGCGATCCCGGGGATCTCAAGCATCAACTCAATCGACATTTGAGCGCACAACTGAGCGGGTACAAACGGCCAAAACAATGGCTGTGCTGCGATGGGATCCCACGAACACCCCAGGGCAAAGTGAACCGCCCTCATCTGCAACAGTGGGCTATGCAAGCCTTAGGGATCCCTGTTTCCGCCAACTTCAAAACTCCCGAACCCCGGTTATCCGCCAAAGTGAGCGGCGACAAATACGACTGA
- the glgB gene encoding 1,4-alpha-glucan branching protein GlgB, with translation MAFLLSAEQVGQFVSNQWQDPYAVLGPHQIENEETSESFWLVRALIPNAKQVWLVERATEQAHPMQPLHPETLFELRLKPGIPLPDYFLRAQRVWDPEGYQLEEWEDPYRFPLEQVDHVGEVDRYLFGEGNHHRIYDKLGAHAISVAGVAGVHFAVWAPNARNVSVIGDFNHWDGRQHQMKMLGESGIWAVFIPGVSVGAIYKYEVKTAWGDIYEKSDPYGFQQEVRPKTGSIVTDLNTYTWGDQAWLEKRAATEPLRSPVSVYEVHLGSWMHGSTEDPPASGQSVPVDQKPNTRFLTYRELADKLIPYVKELGFTHIELLPVAEHPFDGSWGYQVIGHYAATSRYGSPQDFMYFVDQAHQAGIGVIIDWVPGHFPKDGHGLAFFDGTHLYEYGDSRKGEHKGWGTLVFNYGRNEVRNYLVANALFWFEKYHIDGIRVDAVASMLYLDYDRKEWIPNPYGGREHIEAIDFFRQLNTLIFQYNPGALSIAEESTAWPMVTWPAHVGGLGFNLKWNMGWMHDMLDYFHMDPWFRQFHPNLVTFSLMYAFSENYMLAFSHDEVVHGKSHMLGKMPGDHWHKFASLRALYGYMFTHPGKKTLFMSMEFGQWNEWNVWADLDWELLQFEPHAKLRNYVASLNHLLRSEPALYTQDIKPEGFRWIDCSDHRGIVSFIRYGEDPREWVVVVCNFTPVVWPNYRIGVPSRGFYREVFNSDAVEFWGSGVGNLGGKWTDDWAYHGLPYSLDLCLPQLSTLVLKWRPPDPVQAQE, from the coding sequence ATGGCATTTCTCCTGTCTGCCGAACAAGTGGGTCAATTTGTCTCTAACCAATGGCAGGATCCCTATGCCGTCTTAGGGCCACACCAAATTGAAAATGAAGAGACCAGTGAGTCCTTTTGGCTGGTGCGTGCTCTTATCCCCAATGCCAAGCAGGTTTGGCTGGTGGAACGTGCCACTGAGCAGGCCCATCCCATGCAGCCGCTGCACCCAGAAACCCTGTTTGAATTGCGCCTTAAACCTGGGATCCCCTTACCGGACTATTTTCTCAGGGCCCAACGGGTCTGGGATCCCGAGGGGTACCAGTTGGAAGAATGGGAGGATCCCTACCGGTTTCCCCTGGAGCAAGTGGATCATGTGGGGGAGGTGGATCGCTACCTGTTTGGCGAAGGGAACCACCACCGCATCTACGACAAACTAGGCGCCCATGCCATTTCGGTAGCAGGAGTCGCGGGGGTTCACTTTGCTGTTTGGGCCCCTAATGCTCGCAATGTCAGTGTTATTGGCGATTTCAACCATTGGGATGGCCGCCAACACCAGATGAAAATGCTGGGGGAAAGCGGCATTTGGGCGGTCTTTATTCCCGGTGTGTCGGTGGGGGCGATTTACAAGTACGAAGTGAAAACCGCCTGGGGGGATATCTACGAAAAATCGGATCCCTATGGATTCCAACAGGAGGTACGACCCAAGACGGGTTCCATTGTTACCGATCTCAACACCTATACCTGGGGGGATCAAGCCTGGCTGGAAAAACGCGCTGCAACCGAGCCCCTCCGCTCCCCTGTCTCCGTCTATGAGGTTCATTTGGGATCCTGGATGCATGGCTCAACCGAGGATCCCCCTGCTTCCGGGCAAAGTGTACCCGTGGATCAAAAGCCGAATACTCGCTTCCTGACCTATCGAGAATTGGCGGACAAGCTCATCCCTTACGTCAAAGAACTGGGCTTTACCCACATCGAGCTTTTGCCAGTGGCAGAGCACCCCTTCGATGGCTCCTGGGGGTATCAAGTGATCGGTCACTATGCTGCCACCTCCCGTTATGGCTCCCCGCAGGACTTTATGTATTTTGTTGATCAAGCTCACCAAGCCGGGATCGGGGTGATCATTGATTGGGTTCCTGGACATTTTCCCAAAGATGGGCATGGGCTGGCCTTTTTCGACGGCACTCATTTATATGAGTATGGCGATTCTCGCAAAGGGGAACACAAAGGTTGGGGCACGTTGGTGTTTAACTACGGCCGCAATGAAGTGCGCAACTATCTGGTGGCCAATGCCCTCTTTTGGTTCGAAAAATATCACATCGACGGGATCCGAGTCGATGCAGTCGCTTCCATGCTTTATCTGGATTACGACCGTAAAGAGTGGATCCCCAATCCCTACGGTGGACGGGAACATATCGAAGCCATCGACTTTTTCCGCCAACTCAATACTCTGATTTTCCAATACAATCCTGGAGCGCTTTCTATTGCGGAAGAATCCACCGCTTGGCCGATGGTAACCTGGCCAGCTCATGTGGGTGGCTTGGGCTTCAACTTAAAGTGGAATATGGGCTGGATGCATGACATGCTGGATTATTTCCACATGGATCCCTGGTTCCGTCAGTTTCATCCCAACTTGGTTACCTTTAGCCTCATGTACGCCTTTAGCGAGAACTACATGCTGGCTTTTTCTCACGATGAGGTGGTCCACGGCAAGAGCCACATGCTGGGCAAAATGCCTGGGGATCATTGGCACAAATTTGCCAGTTTGCGGGCTTTGTACGGCTACATGTTCACCCACCCTGGCAAGAAAACCCTATTTATGAGCATGGAATTTGGCCAGTGGAACGAATGGAATGTTTGGGCCGATTTGGATTGGGAGCTATTGCAGTTTGAACCTCATGCCAAGTTGCGCAACTACGTGGCCAGTTTGAATCACCTGTTGCGTTCTGAACCTGCCCTCTACACCCAAGACATCAAACCGGAGGGGTTCCGCTGGATTGACTGTAGTGATCATCGTGGCATTGTCTCCTTCATCCGTTACGGGGAGGATCCCAGGGAGTGGGTGGTGGTGGTGTGTAATTTCACGCCCGTGGTTTGGCCCAACTACCGCATTGGCGTGCCGAGCCGAGGCTTTTACCGGGAAGTCTTCAACAGCGATGCGGTTGAGTTTTGGGGTAGCGGCGTCGGCAATCTCGGAGGCAAATGGACCGATGACTGGGCTTATCACGGCCTGCCCTATTCTCTAGATCTTTGTCTGCCGCAACTTTCCACCTTGGTGCTGAAGTGGCGACCGCCGGATCCAGTTCAAGCTCAAGAGTAG
- a CDS encoding TMEM165/GDT1 family protein, translating to MSDKDDRQISSFFSQTAWRVALVSFGSILLAEMGDKTQLATLLLSARTQNPGVIFCGAAAALISTSLIGVWAGAWVARLFPPRWIKTMAGLGFVLIGLTLLWGSLPIAG from the coding sequence TTGAGCGATAAGGACGATCGCCAGATTTCATCTTTCTTCAGCCAAACAGCCTGGCGGGTTGCTCTGGTGAGTTTTGGCTCGATTCTATTGGCAGAAATGGGGGATAAGACCCAACTGGCCACCCTTTTACTCAGTGCGCGCACTCAAAACCCTGGGGTGATCTTTTGCGGAGCTGCCGCCGCCTTGATCAGCACCAGCCTGATCGGGGTATGGGCCGGGGCTTGGGTTGCACGGTTGTTCCCGCCTCGCTGGATTAAAACGATGGCTGGCCTGGGTTTTGTGCTGATTGGGCTAACGCTGCTGTGGGGATCCCTGCCGATAGCTGGTTGA
- a CDS encoding YqeG family HAD IIIA-type phosphatase, with protein MVHKPWFKLLQPDLVVAGTVLRLQAETLLAWGVQGVILDVDGTLVPLQQTEVDAAVVAWLDQLRPHFQIWLVSNNINRNRIRQIGESLDLPHIHRAGKPSRRALRRAVTQMGLPVEAVAMVGDRLLTDILAGNRLGLVTVLVNSLLAGVVEEKPAAILDPRS; from the coding sequence ATGGTACACAAACCCTGGTTTAAGCTCCTTCAGCCGGATTTGGTGGTGGCAGGCACGGTCTTGCGGCTACAGGCGGAGACGTTGTTGGCATGGGGAGTGCAGGGTGTCATCCTCGATGTGGACGGCACACTGGTTCCTCTGCAACAAACGGAGGTGGATGCGGCTGTGGTGGCTTGGCTCGACCAGTTGCGCCCACACTTTCAAATTTGGCTGGTGAGCAACAACATCAACCGCAATCGGATTCGACAAATTGGCGAAAGCTTGGATCTGCCCCACATTCACCGAGCTGGGAAACCGTCACGACGGGCTTTGCGGCGGGCAGTCACCCAGATGGGCTTGCCAGTGGAGGCGGTGGCCATGGTTGGGGATCGCTTGTTGACGGATATTTTGGCAGGGAATCGCCTGGGGTTGGTGACGGTACTGGTCAATTCCCTCTTGGCGGGAGTGGTGGAAGAGAAACCCGCTGCCATTTTGGATCCCCGCTCGTAA
- a CDS encoding TMEM165/GDT1 family protein, which produces MTSPRSWEGQLVLGLGLTLVSLVICLGFLAFGQQYLEWDWHPGSASALAAVGLGTVPSPEIAFESASIPTEVAAADSSVEGARPQLWFMTFLTVFVAEMGDKTQLATLLMSAQSRSPWAIFFGSASALVTASLLSVLLGGGLGQVIPSDWLQWLAGAGFLVIGSYVLWQEWQGDTLPES; this is translated from the coding sequence ATGACGTCGCCGCGTTCTTGGGAAGGTCAGCTGGTTTTGGGACTGGGACTAACTTTGGTCTCTTTGGTCATTTGCCTAGGTTTTTTGGCCTTTGGGCAGCAGTATCTGGAATGGGATTGGCATCCGGGATCCGCATCTGCGCTAGCGGCAGTAGGTTTGGGTACAGTGCCTTCCCCTGAGATTGCTTTTGAGAGCGCATCCATACCGACTGAGGTTGCAGCTGCCGATAGCTCTGTAGAGGGAGCCAGACCGCAACTTTGGTTCATGACCTTTTTGACGGTGTTCGTGGCAGAAATGGGGGATAAGACCCAACTGGCAACGTTGTTGATGAGTGCGCAATCCAGATCCCCCTGGGCAATCTTTTTCGGCTCCGCCAGTGCTTTGGTGACGGCCAGTTTGCTCAGTGTTCTGTTGGGGGGTGGTTTGGGGCAGGTCATTCCATCAGACTGGCTACAATGGTTAGCCGGTGCAGGCTTCCTGGTGATTGGGAGTTATGTGCTCTGGCAGGAGTGGCAGGGAGATACCCTCCCCGAGAGCTAG
- the mltG gene encoding endolytic transglycosylase MltG → MAEDLQLPSQQDTHRPKPSAVSPHFSTRRWARRCLQSIVLLLALAAGLAYWQWQRWLQPVGGSEPIQVVIEPGSSSRSIGQKLYQAGVIRSDLAWALWSRTLARDWVFQAGTYLLDPNQDMMAVAQQLRQGNVLQTRLTIPEGWRIDQMAAALAQRNWFAADTFIAMAQVIPPLDWLPQDLNSLEGYLFPDTYLFPVEQVEGPLPEHEKAQTVVNAMLQRFVSVALPLFQQHSTPLSLHEWVTLASIVEREAVVPEERALIAGVFLNRLRQGIPLGADPTVEYALNIRQTPDRRLTLAEVRTPSPYNTYLNPGLPPGPIASPGLASLAAVLEPEQTDFLYFVARYDGTHVFSKTLAEHEAAQLQIIRERQAEQASPGTATSP, encoded by the coding sequence ATGGCAGAAGATCTGCAGCTTCCGTCTCAACAGGATACTCACAGGCCCAAACCCTCGGCTGTGTCTCCCCACTTCAGCACTCGTCGCTGGGCTAGGCGTTGTCTTCAAAGTATTGTGCTGCTGCTGGCGCTGGCTGCTGGTTTGGCCTATTGGCAGTGGCAACGTTGGCTACAACCCGTGGGTGGGTCAGAACCAATTCAGGTGGTAATTGAGCCGGGGAGCAGTAGCCGCTCCATCGGCCAAAAGCTCTACCAGGCGGGTGTGATTCGCTCCGATCTAGCTTGGGCACTCTGGAGCCGAACCCTGGCACGGGATTGGGTCTTTCAGGCAGGTACCTACTTGCTGGATCCCAACCAAGACATGATGGCGGTAGCTCAGCAGTTGCGCCAAGGGAACGTTTTACAGACTCGTCTGACGATTCCAGAAGGCTGGCGGATCGATCAGATGGCAGCAGCTTTGGCTCAGCGGAACTGGTTTGCAGCTGATACCTTCATTGCCATGGCTCAGGTGATTCCACCCCTGGATTGGCTGCCCCAAGACTTAAATTCTCTAGAGGGGTATTTGTTCCCAGATACCTACCTGTTTCCAGTGGAGCAAGTGGAGGGACCCCTGCCAGAGCATGAAAAAGCTCAGACAGTGGTGAATGCCATGTTGCAGCGATTTGTTTCAGTGGCTTTGCCTTTGTTTCAACAACACTCCACCCCCTTGTCCTTGCACGAGTGGGTGACCTTAGCCAGCATTGTGGAGCGGGAGGCCGTGGTGCCGGAAGAGCGAGCCTTGATTGCAGGGGTCTTTTTGAACCGGCTTAGACAAGGGATCCCGTTGGGGGCAGATCCAACGGTGGAATATGCTCTCAATATCCGTCAAACACCGGATCGTCGTCTCACCTTGGCAGAAGTGCGCACCCCCTCTCCCTACAACACCTATCTCAACCCCGGGTTGCCGCCTGGCCCGATTGCCAGTCCTGGGTTGGCTAGCCTAGCAGCCGTTTTGGAACCTGAGCAGACGGATTTCCTCTATTTTGTCGCTCGTTATGATGGCACCCATGTTTTCAGCAAAACGCTAGCGGAGCATGAGGCGGCTCAACTGCAAATCATCCGGGAGCGGCAAGCGGAGCAAGCCTCACCGGGAACGGCAACAAGTCCTTAA
- the ald gene encoding alanine dehydrogenase, with the protein MRIGVPKEIKEQEFRVGLTPAAVRALTEQGHQVWVETQAGQGAGFADEDYQKAGAKLVTTPQEIYQQEMVVKVKEPLPAEYPLLHPDLILFTYLHLAASRELTLALLKSGATCIAYETVELTDGSLPLLMPMSVIAGRLSVQFGAHYLTRQQGGRGVLLGGIPGVSPGRVVILGGGTVGTEAAKMAVGLGARVQILDINLHRLNELELIFGSRVELIYSTTQSVEDCVKDADLLVGAVLVPGSRAPVLVKEDLVAQMRPRSLIVDVAVDQGGCIATTRVTTHAQPVYEAFGVLHYGVANMPGAVPWTSTQALVNATLPYTLKLARFGLPAALEQDPALAKGLNVKAGKLIHPAVQATFPDLS; encoded by the coding sequence ATGCGAATCGGTGTGCCCAAGGAGATCAAAGAGCAAGAGTTCCGAGTTGGCTTAACTCCGGCTGCGGTGCGGGCACTGACGGAACAAGGGCATCAGGTCTGGGTCGAAACCCAAGCAGGCCAAGGGGCAGGCTTTGCCGACGAGGATTACCAAAAAGCTGGGGCCAAACTGGTAACCACCCCGCAGGAGATCTACCAGCAGGAGATGGTGGTGAAGGTGAAAGAGCCTTTGCCTGCCGAGTATCCTTTGCTGCATCCGGATTTAATCCTGTTTACCTATTTGCATTTGGCCGCTAGCCGGGAGCTCACTCTAGCCTTGCTCAAATCAGGAGCCACCTGCATTGCCTATGAAACGGTGGAATTAACAGATGGCTCCCTGCCCTTGTTGATGCCCATGAGCGTGATTGCCGGGCGGCTATCGGTGCAGTTTGGCGCCCATTACCTGACCCGACAACAGGGGGGACGGGGCGTGCTCCTGGGTGGGATCCCTGGGGTATCGCCGGGACGGGTGGTGATCTTGGGCGGCGGTACGGTGGGGACAGAAGCCGCCAAAATGGCCGTGGGTTTGGGGGCACGGGTGCAAATTCTGGATATCAATCTGCATCGCCTGAACGAGTTGGAGCTGATTTTTGGATCCCGGGTTGAGCTGATCTACAGCACCACCCAGAGCGTGGAAGATTGCGTCAAAGATGCCGATTTGCTGGTGGGAGCGGTGTTGGTGCCGGGGAGCCGTGCCCCCGTTTTGGTGAAAGAAGACCTGGTGGCCCAAATGCGGCCTCGTTCGTTGATTGTGGATGTCGCGGTGGATCAGGGGGGCTGTATTGCCACAACCCGGGTGACCACCCACGCCCAGCCGGTTTACGAAGCTTTTGGAGTACTACACTATGGTGTGGCCAATATGCCGGGAGCCGTTCCCTGGACTTCAACCCAAGCCCTGGTCAATGCCACCCTGCCCTATACCCTCAAATTGGCCCGCTTCGGTTTACCAGCAGCTCTGGAACAGGATCCGGCATTGGCCAAAGGGCTGAATGTCAAAGCCGGAAAGCTGATTCATCCGGCGGTACAGGCCACCTTCCCCGATTTGAGCTGA
- the pyrH gene encoding UMP kinase, which produces MKYRRILLKLSGEALMGERSYGIDPEILQSIASEVASVVRASVQVAIVVGGGNIWRGRKEAAAQGMDQASADYVGMLATVINALTLQDAIERAGIPTRVQTAIAMQEVAEPYIRRRAIRHLEKGRVVIFGAGSGNPFFTTDTTAALRAAEIDAEVIFKATKVDGVYDADPKTHPQARRYETLSYQDVLTHDLRVMDSTAIALCKENQLPIVVFDLTTPGNIYRVVKGEPIGTVIGQPSGENKGIPVTVAQES; this is translated from the coding sequence ATGAAATATCGACGGATTTTACTGAAGCTGAGCGGTGAAGCCCTGATGGGGGAACGTTCCTATGGAATTGACCCCGAGATTTTGCAATCGATTGCCAGTGAAGTGGCCTCAGTGGTGCGAGCCAGTGTACAGGTGGCGATCGTCGTGGGGGGCGGTAACATCTGGCGGGGACGTAAAGAGGCTGCTGCGCAAGGTATGGATCAGGCTTCTGCCGACTATGTAGGCATGTTGGCCACGGTGATCAATGCCCTCACCTTACAGGATGCCATCGAGCGAGCCGGGATCCCCACCCGCGTTCAGACCGCTATTGCCATGCAGGAGGTGGCAGAACCTTATATTCGTCGTCGCGCCATCCGTCATTTGGAAAAGGGGCGGGTGGTGATTTTTGGGGCAGGTTCTGGCAATCCCTTTTTCACCACCGATACCACTGCGGCTTTGCGGGCGGCTGAAATTGATGCAGAGGTGATCTTTAAGGCTACGAAGGTGGATGGGGTTTACGATGCCGATCCCAAAACCCATCCGCAGGCTCGTCGCTACGAGACTCTTAGTTATCAGGATGTGCTGACCCATGATCTGCGGGTGATGGACAGTACTGCCATTGCCCTGTGCAAAGAGAATCAACTGCCTATTGTTGTCTTTGACCTAACCACTCCTGGCAATATCTATCGCGTGGTAAAGGGAGAACCGATCGGGACAGTGATCGGGCAGCCTTCTGGAGAGAACAAGGGGATCCCCGTCACGGTGGCTCAGGAGAGCTGA
- a CDS encoding NAD(P)H-quinone oxidoreductase subunit 5, which yields MELIYAYAWLIPVYPLVAAFLLGLGILMFNSWIRANRSLAAFLSVFLIGTAMVHAFAILVTQVQGHETVLKTITWAQAGSFSVEMGFVVDHLTAMMLVVVTTVAFLVQIYSDGYMAHDAGYVRFYAYLSLFSSSMLGLVVSPNLVQIYIFWELVGMCSYLLIGFWHERQAAAEAAQKAFVVNRVGDFGFLLGMLGLYWISGTFEFNEIGRNLQEMLASGSVSTGLIALFAVLVFLGPVAKSAQFPLHVWLPDAMEGPTPISALIHAATMVAAGVFLVARMFPVFAGIPLVMDIIAWTGAGTAFLGASIAITQNDIKKGLAYSTISQLGYMIMAMGCGAYGAGLFHLMTHAYFKAMLFLGSGSVIHGMEAVVGHNPALAQDMRLMGGLRKYMPVTAFTFLIGTLAICGIPPFAGFWSKDEILGSVFEHNPALWGVGFLTAGITAFYMFRMYFLTFEGEFRGTNITLQKEVAVSEGRPVPAFAYAFAGKPAFGPGAMNIQEKPQPSSHPEAEEDLHHEHPHASEPHESPRSMTFPLVALAVPSVLIGLVGTPFANYFEAFIHPPSEHLAEAGSILPIVAEEWAEVLAGHFNWSEFLIMAGSSVGIGLLGITLASLIYFSKRIDPGTFPQSLQPLYYFSLNKWYIDDLYNRVFVQGTRFVAREALEVDSRIVDGMVNLTGLVTMVSGEVMKYLESGKAQFYALIIFAAVVVMVVLSGVGF from the coding sequence ATGGAACTTATCTACGCATACGCCTGGTTGATCCCGGTTTACCCCCTAGTGGCAGCCTTCCTGCTGGGCTTAGGCATCCTGATGTTCAACTCTTGGATAAGGGCCAACCGTTCCCTGGCGGCTTTCTTGAGCGTGTTTTTGATTGGGACGGCGATGGTTCATGCCTTTGCTATTCTGGTTACCCAAGTGCAGGGGCACGAAACCGTTCTGAAAACCATTACCTGGGCGCAGGCGGGATCCTTCTCGGTGGAAATGGGCTTTGTGGTGGATCACCTGACGGCGATGATGCTGGTGGTGGTGACCACAGTGGCCTTTTTGGTGCAGATCTACTCCGATGGCTACATGGCTCACGATGCGGGCTATGTGCGTTTCTATGCCTACCTGAGCCTGTTTAGTTCCTCCATGTTGGGCTTGGTGGTCAGTCCCAATTTGGTGCAGATTTACATCTTTTGGGAGCTGGTGGGGATGTGCTCTTACCTGCTCATCGGCTTCTGGCACGAGCGGCAGGCGGCAGCGGAAGCAGCTCAAAAAGCGTTTGTGGTCAACCGTGTGGGTGACTTTGGCTTCTTGCTCGGCATGCTGGGCCTCTACTGGATCTCCGGCACCTTCGAGTTCAACGAAATTGGCCGCAACCTGCAGGAGATGTTGGCCTCTGGCTCCGTCAGCACTGGACTGATCGCTCTGTTTGCGGTGTTGGTGTTTCTAGGCCCTGTGGCCAAGTCGGCCCAGTTCCCGTTGCATGTGTGGCTGCCGGATGCCATGGAGGGCCCGACGCCGATCTCCGCTTTGATCCATGCTGCAACCATGGTGGCTGCGGGTGTGTTTTTGGTAGCGCGGATGTTCCCGGTGTTTGCAGGGATCCCGCTGGTGATGGACATCATTGCCTGGACAGGGGCCGGAACCGCCTTTTTGGGAGCCAGCATCGCCATTACTCAAAACGACATCAAGAAAGGCTTGGCTTACTCCACCATTTCCCAGTTGGGCTACATGATCATGGCGATGGGATGCGGGGCGTATGGGGCGGGTCTGTTCCACCTCATGACCCATGCTTATTTCAAGGCGATGCTCTTTTTGGGCTCAGGTTCGGTCATTCATGGGATGGAAGCGGTGGTGGGGCACAACCCAGCTTTGGCTCAGGACATGCGCCTCATGGGGGGACTGCGCAAGTATATGCCGGTTACTGCCTTCACCTTTTTGATTGGTACCCTAGCGATTTGCGGGATCCCGCCTTTTGCCGGCTTTTGGTCGAAGGATGAAATCTTGGGATCCGTTTTCGAGCACAATCCTGCTCTGTGGGGAGTAGGCTTTCTAACGGCTGGGATCACCGCTTTCTACATGTTTCGCATGTATTTTCTGACCTTTGAAGGAGAGTTTCGCGGCACCAACATCACCTTGCAAAAGGAAGTGGCCGTCAGCGAGGGTCGTCCAGTTCCTGCTTTTGCCTATGCTTTTGCGGGTAAACCGGCCTTTGGCCCCGGTGCGATGAACATTCAAGAAAAGCCCCAGCCCAGCAGCCATCCGGAAGCTGAGGAAGACCTCCACCATGAGCACCCCCACGCTTCTGAGCCGCATGAGTCTCCTCGGTCAATGACGTTTCCCCTCGTAGCTCTAGCGGTTCCTTCCGTGCTGATTGGCTTGGTGGGTACCCCTTTTGCCAATTACTTTGAAGCCTTCATTCATCCGCCCAGTGAACATTTGGCGGAAGCTGGCTCGATTTTGCCAATTGTGGCCGAAGAATGGGCAGAGGTATTGGCGGGGCATTTTAATTGGTCAGAGTTTTTGATCATGGCGGGGAGCTCCGTTGGCATTGGCTTGCTTGGCATTACCCTGGCCAGCTTGATTTATTTCTCCAAGCGTATTGATCCCGGCACCTTCCCCCAGAGTTTGCAGCCCCTTTACTACTTCTCTTTGAACAAGTGGTATATCGATGACCTCTACAACCGCGTCTTTGTGCAGGGCACCCGCTTTGTTGCCCGCGAAGCACTGGAGGTGGATAGCCGGATTGTTGATGGCATGGTCAACCTAACGGGCTTGGTGACAATGGTGAGCGGGGAGGTAATGAAATACCTAGAAAGTGGTAAGGCGCAGTTTTACGCTTTGATCATCTTTGCGGCAGTGGTGGTGATGGTGGTGCTGTCGGGGGTAGGATTCTAA
- a CDS encoding single-stranded DNA-binding protein produces MSLNLVTLVGRAGMDPEVRYFESGKVVCTFSLAVNRMRKNEDKPDWFNLELWGRTAEVAGEYVRKGSLIGVTGSLKFDRWKDKSTGEDRQKPIIAVDRLELLGSRQDRDSNLPSEEPF; encoded by the coding sequence ATGAGCCTGAACCTGGTCACCCTTGTGGGTCGAGCCGGTATGGATCCTGAGGTGCGCTACTTCGAGTCGGGCAAGGTGGTGTGTACCTTCAGCCTGGCGGTGAACCGTATGCGCAAAAACGAGGACAAGCCCGATTGGTTCAACCTGGAACTGTGGGGGCGCACTGCGGAGGTGGCCGGGGAATACGTGCGCAAGGGTAGCCTGATCGGGGTGACAGGGAGCCTCAAGTTTGACCGTTGGAAGGATAAATCCACCGGGGAAGACCGCCAAAAACCGATCATCGCCGTGGATCGGCTGGAATTGCTGGGATCCCGTCAAGACCGCGACTCCAACCTACCCTCGGAAGAACCTTTCTGA